A stretch of DNA from Limnohabitans sp. MORI2:
AAGCCAAAGACCACGGCGAAGGTGGCAGCTTGGTGGGTGCGCCCCTCAAAGGCCGCGTGCTGATCGTGGACGATGTGATGAGCGCAGGCACGGCTGCACGCGAGTCCATCGCGCTCATCAAAGCCGCCGGTGCCACGCCGCATGCCGTGGCGATTGCGCTGGACCGCCAAGAAATGGCCACTGAAAAACAGGCCGATGGCACCACCCAAGATGTGCCCTACAGCGCCGTGCAATACGTGCGCGAGCAACTGGGCATGAGTGTGTGCACCATCGCCAAGTTGGAAGACTTGTTGGCTTACTTGGGCAAGCAGCCGGGTAATGCGATGGGCGAGCACTTGGCGCGCACGCAGGCGTATCGCGAGCGTTACGGCGTGTGATCTGAAGCGCCACATGCGCTTTTGCGTGAGCGTCTATTTTTTAATAGACGCTTTGAATCGCAATGGAGGCCACGATGTGGGTTGCTGTATTTCAACAGGGTGTACGCATCGCCCTTGCGTTGTCCCTACCGC
This window harbors:
- the pyrE gene encoding orotate phosphoribosyltransferase; this translates as MSNSAATNDVLAQEFVQFSLDCGVLKFGEFKTKAGRMSPYFFNAGLFDDGAKLGKLAGFYAQCIVNSGIEFDMIFGPAYKGIPLGAAVSIELARLGKNVPFAYNRKEAKDHGEGGSLVGAPLKGRVLIVDDVMSAGTAARESIALIKAAGATPHAVAIALDRQEMATEKQADGTTQDVPYSAVQYVREQLGMSVCTIAKLEDLLAYLGKQPGNAMGEHLARTQAYRERYGV